A genomic stretch from Anticarsia gemmatalis isolate Benzon Research Colony breed Stoneville strain chromosome 26, ilAntGemm2 primary, whole genome shotgun sequence includes:
- the Arp2 gene encoding actin-related protein 2 isoform X1 yields the protein MDEKGRKVIVCDNGTGFVKCGYAGSNFPAFIFPSMVGRPIIRAENKIGDIDVKTFNPEVVQDLMVGDEASKLRSMLEVSYPMENGVVRNWEDMCHVWDYTFGPSKMNIDPKETKILLTEPPMNPTKNREKMIEVMFEKYEFDSAYIAIQAVLTLYAQGLISGVVVDSGDGVTHICPVYEEFALPHLTRRLDIAGRDITRYLIKLLLLRGYAFNHSADFETVRMMKEKLCYIGYNIEQEQRLAWETTVLVEPYVLPDGRVIKVGGERFEAPEALFQPHLINVEGQGIAELVFNTIQAADIDMRNELYKHIVLSGGSTMYPGLPSRLEREIKQLYLERVLKNDCDKLAKFKIRVEDPPRRKDMVFIGGAVLAEVCKNRDNFWLSRNEYQEQGISCLRKLGPRAS from the exons atggATGAGAAAGGAAGGAAAGTTATCGTTTGCGACAACGGCACTGGT TTCGTGAAGTGCGGATATGCTGGAAGCAACTTCCCAGCGTTCATATTCCCTTCGATGGTCGGCAGGCCGATCATCAGGGCGGAGAATAAGATTGGAGACATTGACGTGAAG ACTTTCAACCCCGAAGTGGTTCAG GATTTGATGGTAGGCGATGAGGCGTCAAAACTCAGATCTATGCTTGAAGTCAGCTATCCTATGGAAAATGGG GTGGTCCGCAACTGGGAGGACATGTGTCACGTATGGGACTACACGTTTGGTCCCAGCAAGATGAACATAGACCCCAAAGAGACGAAGATCCTGTTGACTGAGCCTCCCATGAACCCCACCAAGAACAGGGAGAAGATGATTGAG GTAATGTTTGAGAAGTACGAGTTCGACAGCGCGTACATCGCGATACAGGCTGTGTTGACATTGTACGCGCAGGGACTCATCTCCGGCGTCGTCGTTGATTCTG GTGACGGTGTGACGCACATATGTCCCGTGTACGAGGAGTTCGCGCTGCCACATCTGACGAGGAGACTCGACATCGCCGGCAGAGATATTACTAGATATCTTATTAAG tTGTTGTTACTCCGCGGGTACGCGTTCAACCACTCGGCGGACTTCGAGACGGTGCGCATGATGAAGGAGAAGCTGTGCTACATCGGATACAACATCGAGCAGGAACAGCGACTCGCCTGGGAGACCACCGTGCTGGTCGAACCTTATGTG CTGCCGGACGGTCGTGTGATCAAAGTGGGCGGGGAGAGGTTCGAAGCTCCCGAGGCGCTGTTCCAGCCTCACCTGATCAATGTGGAGGGACAGGGCATCGCTGAACTTGTGTTCAATACTATACAG GCGGCAGACATAGACATGCGCAACGAGCTGTACAAGCACATCGTGTTGTCGGGCGGCTCCACCATGTACCCGGGCCTGCCGTCCCGCCTCGAGCGGGAGATCAAGCAGCTGTACCTCGAGAGAGTGCTCAAGAACGATTGTGATAAGTTAGCG AAATTCAAGATCCGCGTGGAGGACCCGCCCCGGCGCAAGGACATGGTGTTCATCGGCGGCGCCGTGCTGGCCGAGGTGTGCAAGAACAGGGACAACTTCTGGCTCTCACGGAACGAGTACCAGGAAcag GGTATCTCCTGCCTGAGGAAGCTGGGTCCTCGCGCCAGTTAA
- the Arp2 gene encoding actin-related protein 2 isoform X2, whose product MDEKGRKVIVCDNGTGFVKCGYAGSNFPAFIFPSMVGRPIIRAENKIGDIDVKDVCIGDLMVGDEASKLRSMLEVSYPMENGVVRNWEDMCHVWDYTFGPSKMNIDPKETKILLTEPPMNPTKNREKMIEVMFEKYEFDSAYIAIQAVLTLYAQGLISGVVVDSGDGVTHICPVYEEFALPHLTRRLDIAGRDITRYLIKLLLLRGYAFNHSADFETVRMMKEKLCYIGYNIEQEQRLAWETTVLVEPYVLPDGRVIKVGGERFEAPEALFQPHLINVEGQGIAELVFNTIQAADIDMRNELYKHIVLSGGSTMYPGLPSRLEREIKQLYLERVLKNDCDKLAKFKIRVEDPPRRKDMVFIGGAVLAEVCKNRDNFWLSRNEYQEQGISCLRKLGPRAS is encoded by the exons atggATGAGAAAGGAAGGAAAGTTATCGTTTGCGACAACGGCACTGGT TTCGTGAAGTGCGGATATGCTGGAAGCAACTTCCCAGCGTTCATATTCCCTTCGATGGTCGGCAGGCCGATCATCAGGGCGGAGAATAAGATTGGAGACATTGACGTGAAG GATGTGTGTATTGGA GATTTGATGGTAGGCGATGAGGCGTCAAAACTCAGATCTATGCTTGAAGTCAGCTATCCTATGGAAAATGGG GTGGTCCGCAACTGGGAGGACATGTGTCACGTATGGGACTACACGTTTGGTCCCAGCAAGATGAACATAGACCCCAAAGAGACGAAGATCCTGTTGACTGAGCCTCCCATGAACCCCACCAAGAACAGGGAGAAGATGATTGAG GTAATGTTTGAGAAGTACGAGTTCGACAGCGCGTACATCGCGATACAGGCTGTGTTGACATTGTACGCGCAGGGACTCATCTCCGGCGTCGTCGTTGATTCTG GTGACGGTGTGACGCACATATGTCCCGTGTACGAGGAGTTCGCGCTGCCACATCTGACGAGGAGACTCGACATCGCCGGCAGAGATATTACTAGATATCTTATTAAG tTGTTGTTACTCCGCGGGTACGCGTTCAACCACTCGGCGGACTTCGAGACGGTGCGCATGATGAAGGAGAAGCTGTGCTACATCGGATACAACATCGAGCAGGAACAGCGACTCGCCTGGGAGACCACCGTGCTGGTCGAACCTTATGTG CTGCCGGACGGTCGTGTGATCAAAGTGGGCGGGGAGAGGTTCGAAGCTCCCGAGGCGCTGTTCCAGCCTCACCTGATCAATGTGGAGGGACAGGGCATCGCTGAACTTGTGTTCAATACTATACAG GCGGCAGACATAGACATGCGCAACGAGCTGTACAAGCACATCGTGTTGTCGGGCGGCTCCACCATGTACCCGGGCCTGCCGTCCCGCCTCGAGCGGGAGATCAAGCAGCTGTACCTCGAGAGAGTGCTCAAGAACGATTGTGATAAGTTAGCG AAATTCAAGATCCGCGTGGAGGACCCGCCCCGGCGCAAGGACATGGTGTTCATCGGCGGCGCCGTGCTGGCCGAGGTGTGCAAGAACAGGGACAACTTCTGGCTCTCACGGAACGAGTACCAGGAAcag GGTATCTCCTGCCTGAGGAAGCTGGGTCCTCGCGCCAGTTAA
- the Arp2 gene encoding actin-related protein 2 isoform X3, with amino-acid sequence MDEKGRKVIVCDNGTGFVKCGYAGSNFPAFIFPSMVGRPIIRAENKIGDIDVKDLMVGDEASKLRSMLEVSYPMENGVVRNWEDMCHVWDYTFGPSKMNIDPKETKILLTEPPMNPTKNREKMIEVMFEKYEFDSAYIAIQAVLTLYAQGLISGVVVDSGDGVTHICPVYEEFALPHLTRRLDIAGRDITRYLIKLLLLRGYAFNHSADFETVRMMKEKLCYIGYNIEQEQRLAWETTVLVEPYVLPDGRVIKVGGERFEAPEALFQPHLINVEGQGIAELVFNTIQAADIDMRNELYKHIVLSGGSTMYPGLPSRLEREIKQLYLERVLKNDCDKLAKFKIRVEDPPRRKDMVFIGGAVLAEVCKNRDNFWLSRNEYQEQGISCLRKLGPRAS; translated from the exons atggATGAGAAAGGAAGGAAAGTTATCGTTTGCGACAACGGCACTGGT TTCGTGAAGTGCGGATATGCTGGAAGCAACTTCCCAGCGTTCATATTCCCTTCGATGGTCGGCAGGCCGATCATCAGGGCGGAGAATAAGATTGGAGACATTGACGTGAAG GATTTGATGGTAGGCGATGAGGCGTCAAAACTCAGATCTATGCTTGAAGTCAGCTATCCTATGGAAAATGGG GTGGTCCGCAACTGGGAGGACATGTGTCACGTATGGGACTACACGTTTGGTCCCAGCAAGATGAACATAGACCCCAAAGAGACGAAGATCCTGTTGACTGAGCCTCCCATGAACCCCACCAAGAACAGGGAGAAGATGATTGAG GTAATGTTTGAGAAGTACGAGTTCGACAGCGCGTACATCGCGATACAGGCTGTGTTGACATTGTACGCGCAGGGACTCATCTCCGGCGTCGTCGTTGATTCTG GTGACGGTGTGACGCACATATGTCCCGTGTACGAGGAGTTCGCGCTGCCACATCTGACGAGGAGACTCGACATCGCCGGCAGAGATATTACTAGATATCTTATTAAG tTGTTGTTACTCCGCGGGTACGCGTTCAACCACTCGGCGGACTTCGAGACGGTGCGCATGATGAAGGAGAAGCTGTGCTACATCGGATACAACATCGAGCAGGAACAGCGACTCGCCTGGGAGACCACCGTGCTGGTCGAACCTTATGTG CTGCCGGACGGTCGTGTGATCAAAGTGGGCGGGGAGAGGTTCGAAGCTCCCGAGGCGCTGTTCCAGCCTCACCTGATCAATGTGGAGGGACAGGGCATCGCTGAACTTGTGTTCAATACTATACAG GCGGCAGACATAGACATGCGCAACGAGCTGTACAAGCACATCGTGTTGTCGGGCGGCTCCACCATGTACCCGGGCCTGCCGTCCCGCCTCGAGCGGGAGATCAAGCAGCTGTACCTCGAGAGAGTGCTCAAGAACGATTGTGATAAGTTAGCG AAATTCAAGATCCGCGTGGAGGACCCGCCCCGGCGCAAGGACATGGTGTTCATCGGCGGCGCCGTGCTGGCCGAGGTGTGCAAGAACAGGGACAACTTCTGGCTCTCACGGAACGAGTACCAGGAAcag GGTATCTCCTGCCTGAGGAAGCTGGGTCCTCGCGCCAGTTAA
- the Noc1 gene encoding nucleolar complex protein 1 → MKHKRFEENILVDEAYTNYGQTDKNADQKKSQGIAKHFAETLEFEDKKKWYHQLPEEPTVSKTLTQEQIEEIRKEASSALHGDTMAYETKTNRSGSSDHQWAKTLLNKGAIGDRVAAATILIQDNPIYNLTALRNLINNVKPAKKKDGIIIIDALSELLVSELLIPDIKLRTLEQHPLAHLDEMTSGNKQARRNILKLWFYEDQLKELYGTYVEALNKFAHDSVEANKEKAVSAMSYLLMHHPEREKMLLTNIINKLGDPSQAVASKVIYHLCQLLFNHPNMKKVVLADIEKMLFRSNISSRAQYYGICFLNQFYLGKDDSQIAENLIRIYFSFFKASIKKGEIDSRLMSAILTGVKRAYPFANKERLSETPAHIDAIHRLVHLAGINIAIHALALLFHISDASKGTSDRYYTALYRKLTNADIFNTTHSALLFSLIYKSLKQDKNVPRVCSFVKRLLQLCCYMTPAQACGMLFLVSQVLKDGAKKDAVMLVWTKREIKEEVKEEPQEIEDGDEQAQSDQEDITEVNKTLDTSAEDDEVKVEQKRVDLLHGDKKDLLEDDEEESYVDLKIDEQGNIKPKKRKQSTVTPGWYHARVKTEGVVKDDGEEKEVEAKIQLKKTVNMDKEITEYNPFARNPSFAGAHRSAYIELVALAKHFHPTVKLFAEKLIQEQIIQYSGDPLKDFAGIRFLDRFVFKNPKKRTEDQHDDGVKKIKGSHPKFAVRKNYTAKGLKSIPVNSSSYLNEDASKVPVDERFLYDFLQKRRDTGAEEDDDSDADSVNSEDFEQYLDTVTGAKAMAESDDELDYLADMAATKQKRGKNKQTEDDEDHDLGSDGDEEDDEPAAGDDGDDDDEGSDGELNISGDEDEPALSGEEDELLLEDSDDDDDKIDIPGAMAKKAKGKLKLKGTDDLGSLFASAEEFSTLLEDTATNKKQGSSQAVANTDNASTKQLAWEENRDRWIKGYNRKILGNKSKKFNKKKGNFKGDKKNFNSDKKGFKMADKKGGKRKGGKMDGAGGKKKKAK, encoded by the exons atGAAGCATAAGAGGTTCGAGGAGAACATATTAGTTGATGAGGCGTACACAAACTACGGGCAAACTGATAAAAATGCCGATCAAAAGAAAAGCCAAGGTATTGCGAAGCATTTCGCAGAAACGTTGGAATTTGAGGATAAAAAGAAATGGTATCATCAG TTACCAGAAGAGCCCACAGTGTCTAAAACCCTTACACAAGAACAGATAGAGGAGATAAGGAAGGAAGCAAGCAGTGCATTACATGGAGACACAATGGCTTATGAGACAA AGACAAATAGAAGTGGATCATCGGATCACCAGTGGGCTAAAACACTGTTAAATAAAGGTGCCATAGGTGACAGAGTAGCAGCCGCTACTATACTTATACAA GACAATCCTATCTACAATTTGACAGCACTAAGAAATCTAATAAACAATGTGAAACCAGCAAAGAAGAAAGAtggcattattattattg ATGCACTATCAGAGCTATTAGTGTCAGAACTGCTGATCCCGGACATCAAACTGAGGACCCTAGAGCAGCATCCACTGGCGCACTTAGACGAGATGACGTCAGGCAACAAGCAGGCGAGGAGGAATATACTCAAGCTGTGGTTCTATGAGGATCAGTTGAAGGAGTTGTATGGGA CGTACGTGGAGGCTCTGAACAAGTTTGCACATGACTCGGTAGAGGCTAACAAGGAGAAGGCAGTGAGTGCCATGTCGTATTTACTGATGCACCATCCAGAGagagaaaaa ATGTTACTAACGAACATAATCAACAAGTTGGGAGACCCGAGTCAGGCGGTGGCCAGTAAGGTCATCTATCACCTCTGTCAGCTGCTGTTCAACCATCCTAATATGAAGAAAGTCGTGCTCGCTGATATTGAGAAGATGCTGTTCAG gtCAAACATTTCATCTCGTGCTCAATACTACGGCATATGTTTTCTAAATCAGTTCTATTTGGGCAAGGACGACTCACAGATAGCAGAGAATCTCATCAGAATATATTTCTCATTCTTCAAAGCTTCTATCAAAAAG GGTGAAATAGACTCACGTCTAATGTCAGCGATCCTGACGGGCGTGAAGCGAGCGTACCCGTTCGCCAACAAGGAGCGCCTGTCAGAGACCCCGGCACATATCGACGCGATACATCGCCTGGTGCACCTCGCGGGGATCAATATAGCGATACACGCGCTCGCGCTGTTGTTTCATATCAGTGATGCGTCGAAAGGGACTAGTGATCG TTACTACACCGCCCTGTACCGCAAACTAACAAACGCGGATATATTCAACACGACACACTCGGCACTACTCTTCTCTCTCATCTACAAGTCACTGAAGCAAGACAAGAACGTCCCCCGGGTGTGCTCGTTCGTCAAGCGGCTACTACAGCTGTGCTGTTATATGACGCCGGCGCAAGCTTGCGGGATGTTGTTCCTTGTGTCTCAGGTGTTGAAGGATGGCGCGAAAAAAGATGCTGTGATGTTGGTGTGGACTAAGAGGGAGATTAAAGAG GAAGTAAAAGAAGAACCCCAAGAAATAGAAGACGGTGATGAACAGGCACAGAGTGATCAAGAAGACATCACAGAAGTAAACAAGACGCTGGACACGAGCGCAGAAGATGACGAGGTCAAAGTGGAGCAGAAGAGAGTTGACTTGCTGCATGGAGATAAGAAGGATTTGTTGG AAGACGACGAAGAAGAATCGTACGTGGACTTAAAGATAGACGAGCAGGGTAACATAAAGCCGAAGAAACGCAAGCAGTCCACCGTCACGCCGGGCTGGTACCACGCCAGGGTCAAGACTGAGGGCGTGGTCAAGGACGATGGCGAGGAGAAGGAGGTGGAGGCCAAGATACAGCTGAAGAAGACTGTTAATATGGATAAG GAGATAACAGAATACAACCCGTTCGCTCGTAACCCGTCGTTCGCGGGCGCGCATCGCTCCGCCTACATCGAGCTCGTGGCTCTCGCCAAGCACTTCCACCCCACCGTCAAACTGTTCGCTGAGAAACTTATACAAG AACAAATAATCCAATACAGCGGCGATCCTCTCAAAGACTTCGCCGGGATTCGATTCCTGGACCGCTTCGTGTTCAAGAACCCTAAGAAACGAACTGAGGACCAACATGATGACGGTGTCAAGAAGATCAAAGGATCACATCCCAAGTTTGCTGTTAGGAAGAATTATACTGCTAAAG GTCTGAAGAGTATACCAGTGAATTCGTCGTCGTATTTGAACGAAGATGCCAGCAAAGTGCCCGTCGATGAGAGATTCTTATATGa TTTCCTACAAAAGCGTCGCGACACGGGCGCGGAGGAGGACGACGACAGTGACGCGGACTCTGTCAACAGCGAGGACTTCGAGCAGTACCTCGACACTGTCACCGGAGCTAAGGCTATGG CTGAATCGGACGACGAACTGGACTACCTAGCAGACATGGCGGCTACAAAACAGAAGCGCGGCAAAAACAAGCAGACGGAAGACGACGAGGACCACGACCTTGGCAGTGATGGTGATGAGGAGGATGATGAACCGGCTGCTGGTGATGACggcgatgatgatgatgaag GCAGTGACggtgaattaaatatttctggCGATGAAGATGAACCAGCACTCTCTGGAGAAGAAGatg aattaCTACTGGAAGacagtgatgatgatgacgataaGATAGATATCCCCGGCGCTATGGCGAAGAAAGCTAAAGGAAAACTTAAATTGAAag GTACAGACGACCTCGGCTCCCTATTCGCGTCAGCAGAAGAATTCTCCACACTCCTAGAAGATACAGCAACCAACAAAAAGCAAGGTTCAAGTCAAGCAGTGGCGAACACAGACAACGCAAGCACAAAACAACTAGCTTGGGAAGAAAATAGAGACAGGTGGATCAAAGGatacaatagaaaaatacttggcaataaatcaaagaaatttaataagaaaaaaggTAATTTCAAAGGAGATAAGAAGAATTTCAACTCTGATAAAAAAGGTTTCAAAATGGCTGACAAGAAAGGTGGTAAGCGGAAAGGCGGGAAAATGGACGGCGCCGGCGGCAAGAAAAAGAAAGCGAAatga